One Lachnospiraceae bacterium C1.1 genomic region harbors:
- the rpoD gene encoding RNA polymerase sigma factor RpoD, translated as MDDAAKQQFLAKLKELIALGKKKKGVLEDSEVNDFFAGMELGEDQFEKIFEVLEQNGVDILRINSKGVDDEPTDDELDLEEDDEGDVENLDISIPDSVSIEDPVRMYLKEIGKVPLLSAEEEIDLAQRMEDGDEEAKKKLAEANLRLVVSIAKRYVGRGMLFLDLIQEGNLGLIKAVEKFDYRKGYKFSTYATWWIRQAITRAIADQARTIRIPVHMVETINKLIRVSRQLLQELGREPTPEEIAKEMNMPVDRVREILKISQEPVSLETPIGEEEDSHLGDFIQDDQVPVPAEAAAFTLLREQLQEVLETLTDREQKVLRLRFGLDDGRARTLEEVGKEFNVTRERIRQIEAKALRKLRHPSRSRKLKDYLD; from the coding sequence ATGGATGATGCTGCAAAGCAGCAATTTCTTGCAAAACTTAAGGAACTTATTGCACTTGGAAAGAAAAAGAAGGGCGTGCTTGAGGACAGCGAAGTAAATGATTTCTTCGCAGGAATGGAACTTGGAGAGGATCAGTTTGAAAAAATCTTTGAAGTACTCGAGCAGAACGGTGTTGATATCCTCAGGATCAACAGCAAGGGCGTCGATGATGAACCGACAGATGATGAACTCGATCTCGAGGAAGATGATGAAGGAGATGTAGAGAATTTAGACATCTCAATCCCGGACAGCGTTTCAATAGAAGATCCTGTTCGTATGTATCTTAAGGAAATCGGTAAGGTACCGCTTCTTTCTGCTGAGGAAGAAATTGATCTCGCACAGAGGATGGAAGATGGAGATGAGGAAGCAAAGAAAAAGCTTGCAGAGGCAAACCTTCGTCTTGTTGTCAGCATAGCGAAGAGATACGTAGGCCGTGGAATGCTCTTCCTTGACCTTATTCAGGAAGGAAACCTTGGTCTCATCAAGGCTGTTGAAAAGTTTGATTATCGTAAGGGATATAAGTTCTCAACCTATGCTACATGGTGGATCAGACAGGCTATAACACGTGCGATCGCAGATCAGGCGCGTACTATCCGTATTCCTGTACATATGGTTGAAACTATCAATAAACTTATAAGAGTTTCCAGACAGCTGCTTCAGGAGCTTGGCCGTGAACCAACCCCGGAAGAGATCGCAAAGGAAATGAACATGCCTGTAGACAGAGTCCGTGAGATCCTCAAAATTTCACAGGAGCCTGTATCTCTGGAGACTCCTATCGGTGAAGAGGAAGATTCACACCTTGGAGATTTCATACAGGATGATCAGGTTCCGGTTCCTGCAGAGGCTGCAGCATTTACACTTTTGCGAGAGCAGCTTCAGGAGGTGCTTGAGACGCTTACAGACCGTGAGCAGAAGGTATTAAGACTTCGTTTCGGTCTCGATGACGGAAGGGCACGTACGCTTGAGGAAGTAGGTAAGGAGTTCAACGTTACCCGTGAGCGTATCAGACAGATCGAGGCAAAGGCATTAAGAAAGCTTCGTCACCCAAGCAGATCAAGAAAACTTAAGGATTATCTGGACTAA
- a CDS encoding branched-chain amino acid aminotransferase, with amino-acid sequence MAKKDIDWENIGFGYMKTDNRYVSNFKDGKWDDGAITGDDKVVISECAGVLQYSQSCFEGLKAYTTEDGRVVCFRPDLNEARMHDSCLRLEMPVLPEGRFVKAVEEVVKANLDWVPPYGSGATLYIRPYMFGSNPVIGVKPADEYQFRIFVTPVGPYFKGGAKPVKLKISDFDRAAPHGTGHIKAGLNYAMSLHAIVTAHKEGYDENLYLDPATRTKIEETGGANLIFVDTDGNLVIPKSDSILPSITRRSLHVVAEKYLGCKVTEREVLLKEVEDGAFNECGLCGTAAVISPVGSIDDHGKLIKLPSGMDEMGPVTKKLYDTLTGIQMGKIEGPEGWVHVIE; translated from the coding sequence ATGGCAAAAAAAGACATTGACTGGGAAAACATCGGCTTTGGCTATATGAAGACCGACAATCGTTACGTTTCAAATTTTAAGGATGGTAAATGGGATGACGGTGCCATTACAGGAGACGATAAGGTCGTCATTAGTGAGTGTGCAGGTGTGCTTCAGTATTCACAGTCATGCTTTGAAGGTCTTAAGGCCTATACAACAGAAGATGGAAGAGTAGTTTGCTTCCGTCCTGATTTAAATGAGGCAAGAATGCATGATTCATGTCTGAGACTTGAAATGCCTGTATTACCTGAGGGCAGATTTGTAAAGGCTGTAGAAGAAGTTGTTAAGGCTAACCTTGACTGGGTTCCGCCTTATGGTTCAGGTGCTACACTTTACATCAGACCTTATATGTTCGGTTCAAATCCTGTAATCGGTGTTAAGCCGGCAGATGAGTATCAGTTCAGAATTTTTGTAACTCCTGTTGGTCCTTATTTCAAGGGCGGCGCAAAGCCTGTAAAGCTGAAGATCAGTGATTTCGACAGAGCAGCACCGCACGGAACAGGTCATATCAAGGCAGGACTTAACTATGCAATGAGCCTTCATGCCATTGTTACAGCACATAAAGAAGGATACGACGAGAACCTTTACCTTGATCCTGCAACACGTACAAAGATCGAGGAGACGGGCGGAGCAAATCTCATTTTCGTAGATACAGACGGAAATCTTGTAATTCCGAAGTCAGATTCTATCCTTCCTTCGATCACAAGAAGAAGCCTTCACGTTGTAGCCGAGAAATATTTAGGCTGCAAGGTAACAGAGAGAGAAGTTCTTTTGAAAGAAGTAGAGGACGGCGCATTTAATGAATGCGGACTTTGTGGTACAGCAGCTGTTATCAGCCCGGTTGGCTCTATCGACGATCATGGCAAGCTCATTAAGCTTCCAAGCGGAATGGATGAGATGGGTCCTGTGACCAAGAAGCTTTACGATACACTTACAGGAATCCAGATGGGCAAGATCGAAGGACCCGAAGGATGGGTACATGTAATCGAATAA
- a CDS encoding deoxyguanosinetriphosphate triphosphohydrolase, whose protein sequence is MREEIEEREREILSPYACHSADTKGRKHPIEECDIRTAFARDRDRIIHCKAFRRLKDKTQVFLTPQGDHYRTRLTHTLEVSQISKTIAKSLRLNEDLTEAIALGHDLGHTPFGHAGERALNRACSEGFMHAEQSVRVVEVLENNGKGLNLTAEVIDGIRNHRTTGNPSTLEGKVVQLSDKIAYIHHDMDDALRAGILKSDKVPKSIMNVLGETTGQRLETMIRDVIYTSRGINDIKMSKEVNEAMKALRKWMFKFVYTNKTAKSQEGKAEYLVETLYYHFLTHFDIIPDEYKMLIERKEKKEVVIADYISSMTDRYAISTYHDLFIPIPWMVV, encoded by the coding sequence ATACGAGAAGAAATCGAGGAAAGAGAAAGAGAAATACTGAGCCCGTATGCATGCCATTCCGCTGATACGAAGGGACGAAAACATCCTATAGAGGAATGTGATATAAGAACTGCATTTGCAAGGGACAGAGACAGGATCATTCATTGCAAAGCGTTCAGGCGTCTCAAGGACAAGACTCAGGTGTTTCTTACTCCGCAGGGAGATCATTACAGGACACGTCTGACACATACGCTCGAAGTTTCACAGATTTCGAAAACTATAGCTAAATCGCTCAGATTAAATGAAGACCTGACTGAGGCCATTGCTTTGGGGCACGATCTCGGACATACTCCATTTGGGCATGCCGGAGAGAGGGCTTTGAACAGAGCCTGCAGTGAGGGGTTTATGCATGCAGAGCAGTCAGTCAGGGTAGTCGAGGTTTTAGAAAACAACGGTAAAGGTCTCAATCTGACGGCAGAGGTGATAGATGGAATACGAAATCACCGTACTACAGGTAACCCTTCTACACTTGAGGGGAAAGTAGTGCAGCTTTCCGATAAGATCGCATACATCCATCACGATATGGATGATGCACTGAGAGCCGGTATTTTGAAAAGTGATAAAGTACCGAAAAGTATTATGAATGTGCTGGGTGAGACCACAGGACAGCGTCTGGAGACGATGATCCGTGATGTTATCTATACAAGCAGAGGAATTAACGATATAAAAATGTCGAAAGAAGTTAATGAGGCGATGAAAGCGCTCCGAAAATGGATGTTCAAATTCGTCTATACCAATAAGACCGCAAAAAGTCAGGAGGGAAAGGCGGAATATCTTGTAGAGACGCTTTATTATCACTTTCTTACACACTTTGACATAATACCTGATGAATATAAAATGCTGATCGAGAGGAAAGAAAAAAAGGAAGTCGTCATTGCCGATTACATTTCATCAATGACGGACAGGTATGCTATAAGCACCTATCACGATCTTTTTATTCCTATCCCGTGGATGGTGGTGTAA
- the dnaG gene encoding DNA primase — MYYPDEIIEEIRSKNDIVDVIGSYVQLKKKGGYFFGICPFHSEKSPSFSVTPGKQIYHCFGCGVSGNVITFIMNYENCSFPEAVKILADKAGVKLPEAEYSEEAKRKNHERQRLFEIQKEAAGFYYKTLRSHEGEVGMKYFIERKLSRETMQSFGLGFSGKSGHVIAYLKSKGYTEKELMKSGLVNFDEKRGMSDKFWNRVMFPIMDVQNRVIGFGGRVMGDGKPKYLNSPETAIFEKGKNLYGLNAARRTRKGYMIACEGYMDVISLHQAGFTEAVASLGTAFTPEHARILKRYTNDIRLTYDSDEAGIKAALRAIPILKSAGISSRIIHMEPYKDPDEFIKNLGAEEFQKRIDSAENSFFFEISVKEKAFDMNDPDGRTRFEEAVAQRLAEIDSELERENYTDAVANKYMIKADALKRAVALALLNRPSSTAVGENIRINRTLRTDEKKEDGAIKAEKHLLNLIAEEEGVYDAIKEIINVNDFSEGITKKAAEMLFEQAEAGNIVPAAIISRFDEAGEQNAIADIFSNVVPENLSKQEKSRALTELVIRIKKASLARIAAHAENSVDRIIREKQAMEKLARIQINL, encoded by the coding sequence ATGTATTATCCTGATGAGATTATAGAAGAAATCAGATCAAAAAATGATATAGTTGACGTTATCGGGAGTTATGTACAGTTAAAGAAAAAAGGAGGATATTTCTTTGGAATATGTCCTTTTCATTCTGAGAAGTCACCTTCGTTTTCGGTAACACCGGGAAAGCAGATATATCACTGCTTTGGATGCGGAGTAAGCGGAAATGTCATAACTTTCATAATGAATTATGAAAACTGCAGTTTTCCGGAGGCAGTAAAGATCCTTGCAGATAAGGCGGGAGTTAAACTTCCGGAGGCAGAATATTCAGAGGAAGCAAAGAGAAAAAATCACGAAAGACAGAGACTTTTTGAAATACAGAAAGAAGCCGCAGGCTTTTATTACAAGACCTTGAGGAGCCATGAAGGCGAAGTCGGCATGAAGTATTTTATTGAAAGAAAGCTTTCAAGAGAAACCATGCAGAGCTTTGGCCTTGGATTTTCAGGTAAAAGCGGTCATGTGATAGCCTATCTTAAATCAAAGGGGTACACAGAAAAGGAACTGATGAAATCAGGACTTGTAAACTTTGATGAAAAGCGTGGAATGTCCGATAAATTCTGGAATCGTGTCATGTTTCCTATAATGGACGTTCAGAACCGTGTTATAGGCTTTGGCGGCAGGGTTATGGGTGATGGAAAACCTAAATACCTGAACTCGCCTGAAACAGCCATTTTTGAAAAGGGAAAGAACCTTTATGGGCTGAATGCTGCAAGGCGCACAAGAAAAGGTTATATGATAGCCTGCGAAGGTTACATGGATGTTATAAGCCTTCACCAGGCAGGATTCACGGAAGCAGTTGCTTCGCTGGGAACGGCCTTTACGCCGGAACATGCAAGGATACTTAAGAGATACACAAATGATATAAGACTTACCTACGATTCGGATGAAGCCGGAATAAAGGCAGCACTCAGAGCAATACCGATCCTTAAGTCAGCAGGGATAAGTTCGAGGATAATTCATATGGAGCCCTATAAGGATCCTGATGAATTCATAAAAAATCTTGGAGCCGAGGAATTTCAGAAAAGAATAGATTCGGCAGAAAACAGCTTTTTCTTTGAGATTTCGGTTAAGGAAAAAGCATTTGACATGAATGATCCCGATGGAAGAACGAGATTTGAAGAAGCGGTCGCACAAAGGCTTGCCGAGATAGACAGTGAGCTTGAAAGAGAAAATTATACAGATGCGGTCGCAAACAAATATATGATCAAGGCAGATGCTTTGAAAAGAGCAGTTGCCCTGGCGCTTCTCAACAGGCCTTCATCGACGGCAGTCGGAGAGAATATCCGTATAAACAGGACATTACGAACTGATGAAAAGAAAGAGGATGGAGCCATAAAGGCAGAGAAGCATTTGCTGAATCTTATCGCAGAGGAAGAGGGCGTTTATGATGCCATAAAAGAGATCATAAATGTAAACGACTTTTCAGAAGGAATTACAAAAAAGGCGGCGGAAATGCTTTTTGAACAGGCTGAAGCCGGAAATATCGTTCCTGCAGCCATAATAAGCCGCTTTGATGAGGCAGGAGAGCAGAATGCGATAGCTGATATCTTCAGCAATGTAGTGCCGGAGAATCTTTCTAAACAGGAAAAATCAAGGGCGTTGACAGAACTTGTCATAAGAATAAAAAAAGCAAGTCTTGCAAGGATCGCAGCCCATGCGGAAAATTCCGTGGACCGTATAATACGGGAAAAACAGGCTATGGAGAAACTCGCAAGAATACAGATAAATTTATAG
- a CDS encoding nucleoside kinase: MADEMCTVTWRGKSYSYAKGTRYADLAKDFQENYEYPIVLAVINGKLKELHHGIHEDIELEFETLADSSGHKAYKRSCCLLLIKSFYDVVGRDKIERFKVEFSFGSGYFCTVKGDFDLTDEIVEKVKKRMQELIDANVPIMKKSYPLAEIQERCHAYGMKDKEQLFRYRMGSFVNMYHINDFMDYYYGYMLPSTGYIKVFDLFKYNEGLVLEMARRKAPSEKPEFHDTPHLFNTMMDATRWAAMLGVETVGDLNAVISDGKFNDLVLVQEALQEHRIADIAEEIAKGKRRFVMIAGPSSSGKTSFANRLSIQLMAQGLKPHPISLDNYFVNRVDTPLLESGKPDYESLRALDVDCFKENMNSFLKGEKVDLPRYNFITGEREYNGNFLTMGKNDVLVIEGIHGLNDAFTNVFSEEDRYKIYISSLTTLNIDEHNRIPTTDGRLIRRLVRDYRTRGASASRTLGMWEDVRNGEERNIFPHQENADAMFNSALIYELSVLKQYAEPLLFNIHPGEVGYQEAVRLLKFLQYFLGVSTEMLPRNSLIREFVGGSCFDVG, from the coding sequence ATGGCAGATGAAATGTGTACTGTAACATGGAGGGGAAAAAGTTATAGTTATGCCAAGGGAACCAGATATGCTGACCTGGCGAAGGATTTTCAGGAAAATTATGAATATCCTATAGTGCTTGCAGTTATCAACGGAAAGCTTAAGGAACTTCATCATGGCATACATGAGGATATAGAGCTTGAATTTGAGACACTGGCGGACTCTTCGGGACACAAGGCTTATAAAAGAAGCTGCTGTCTCCTTCTCATCAAATCTTTTTACGATGTAGTAGGAAGAGATAAGATAGAACGCTTTAAGGTGGAATTTTCATTTGGTTCCGGATATTTCTGTACGGTAAAGGGTGATTTTGATCTTACCGATGAAATTGTAGAAAAAGTCAAAAAACGGATGCAGGAGCTTATAGATGCAAATGTGCCTATAATGAAGAAAAGCTACCCGCTGGCTGAGATACAGGAGCGCTGCCATGCCTACGGAATGAAGGATAAAGAACAGCTTTTCCGTTATCGCATGGGTTCCTTCGTAAATATGTACCATATAAATGATTTCATGGATTATTATTATGGCTACATGCTTCCGAGCACAGGTTATATCAAGGTATTTGATCTTTTTAAATATAATGAAGGTCTCGTACTTGAAATGGCGAGAAGAAAAGCGCCTTCGGAGAAGCCGGAATTTCACGATACACCGCATCTTTTCAACACAATGATGGATGCGACCCGCTGGGCAGCAATGCTGGGCGTAGAGACGGTCGGAGACTTAAATGCCGTTATTTCAGACGGAAAATTCAATGATCTCGTGCTTGTTCAGGAAGCACTTCAGGAACACAGGATCGCTGATATTGCAGAAGAGATCGCCAAGGGAAAAAGACGCTTCGTAATGATAGCAGGACCCTCTTCCTCCGGAAAGACAAGTTTTGCAAACCGTCTTTCGATACAGCTGATGGCACAGGGCTTAAAGCCTCATCCCATAAGCCTCGACAACTATTTTGTAAACAGGGTTGATACGCCTTTGCTTGAAAGCGGAAAGCCGGATTATGAGAGCCTGAGGGCACTGGATGTTGACTGCTTTAAGGAAAACATGAACTCCTTCCTCAAGGGAGAAAAAGTAGATCTGCCCCGTTATAATTTCATCACAGGTGAAAGAGAATATAATGGGAATTTCCTCACAATGGGAAAGAATGATGTACTTGTAATAGAAGGAATACATGGTCTGAATGATGCGTTTACAAATGTATTTTCTGAGGAAGACAGGTATAAGATATATATAAGCTCTCTTACGACGCTTAATATCGATGAACATAACCGTATACCTACCACAGACGGAAGACTTATCCGCAGGCTTGTAAGGGATTACCGTACAAGAGGAGCTTCGGCATCGCGAACCCTCGGAATGTGGGAGGATGTGCGGAATGGAGAAGAGAGGAATATCTTCCCTCATCAGGAAAACGCAGATGCAATGTTCAATTCAGCCCTTATTTATGAGCTTTCGGTGCTTAAACAATACGCAGAGCCGCTTCTTTTCAATATTCATCCGGGAGAAGTTGGATATCAGGAGGCTGTAAGGCTTCTTAAATTCCTGCAGTATTTCCTTGGAGTGAGCACGGAAATGCTTCCGAGAAATTCACTTATTCGTGAGTTTGTCGGCGGTTCATGCTTTGATGTAGGTTAA
- a CDS encoding glutamate-5-semialdehyde dehydrogenase, with product MNEYLNQVGKKAKAASVKMAVMSGEDKNKGLRAAAAALVEKADYILSENAKDVMAARNKVSKAMLDRLSLDEKRIKGMAEGLNQVADLEDPVDSLIETITRPNGLQIEKRRVPLGVIAIIYESRPNVTADSFALCFKSGNAVILRGGSDAINSNLAIAKVIREALKNAGLTEDAVQVLEDTTHETANELMKLKNYVDLLIPRGGAGLIRSVVENSTVPVIETGLGNCHVYVDETADEEMAVKIIENAKTQRMGVCNAVESLVIHSAVEKSVLKKIYDSLSAKSVTIRGDERAKEAIAEIEDATEEDFATEYLGPFISVKTVDSVDEAIEHINRYTTHHSEAIITENKANADKFLREVDAAAVYVNASTRFTDGFEFGFGAEIGISTQKFHARGPMGLEALTSYKYEIRGNGQIREI from the coding sequence ATGAACGAATACTTAAATCAAGTCGGAAAGAAGGCAAAGGCTGCATCAGTAAAGATGGCTGTAATGTCCGGAGAAGACAAAAACAAGGGATTAAGAGCAGCTGCCGCAGCACTGGTTGAAAAAGCGGATTATATCTTAAGCGAAAATGCAAAAGATGTAATGGCTGCAAGAAACAAGGTATCAAAGGCAATGCTCGACAGGCTCTCGCTTGATGAGAAAAGAATAAAGGGCATGGCAGAGGGCTTAAATCAGGTAGCTGATCTGGAGGATCCCGTAGATTCGCTTATCGAGACCATAACACGTCCAAACGGGCTCCAGATAGAGAAAAGAAGAGTTCCCCTGGGGGTTATAGCGATCATATATGAATCCAGACCAAATGTTACAGCTGATTCCTTTGCTCTTTGCTTTAAATCAGGAAATGCGGTTATCTTAAGGGGTGGATCAGATGCAATAAATTCCAATCTTGCCATTGCGAAGGTAATCCGTGAAGCACTTAAAAATGCAGGCCTCACAGAAGATGCCGTGCAGGTTCTTGAAGATACCACACATGAGACAGCAAACGAGCTTATGAAGCTTAAAAACTATGTTGATCTCCTTATTCCTCGCGGAGGAGCCGGACTTATCAGATCGGTAGTGGAGAACAGTACTGTTCCGGTCATTGAGACAGGACTTGGAAATTGCCATGTCTATGTAGATGAGACAGCAGATGAAGAAATGGCTGTAAAGATCATAGAGAATGCAAAGACACAGAGAATGGGTGTCTGCAATGCAGTAGAGTCACTTGTGATACATTCTGCAGTTGAAAAGAGTGTCTTAAAGAAAATTTATGATAGTCTTTCTGCAAAGAGCGTAACCATAAGAGGTGATGAGAGAGCTAAGGAAGCAATAGCTGAAATCGAGGATGCAACAGAGGAAGATTTTGCGACTGAATACCTTGGTCCTTTTATTTCCGTAAAGACAGTTGACTCCGTAGATGAGGCAATAGAGCATATAAACCGCTATACAACACACCACAGCGAGGCGATCATTACTGAGAACAAGGCTAATGCTGACAAATTCTTAAGAGAAGTAGATGCGGCAGCAGTATATGTAAATGCTTCGACAAGATTTACAGATGGCTTTGAGTTTGGATTCGGAGCAGAGATCGGGATCAGCACTCAGAAATTCCATGCCCGCGGACCTATGGGATTAGAGGCTCTGACATCTTATAAATACGAGATCAGAGGAAATGGTCAGATAAGAGAGATATAA
- the tsf gene encoding translation elongation factor Ts, with product MAITAKQVKDLREMTGAGMMDCKKALTACDGDMDKAVEFLREKGLAGAQKKAGRIAVEGLSVTAVSEDGKTASVVEVNCETDFAAGSDPFKEFVNDVAAQALASDAADVDALLNEKWIKDPSATVADEVAIQVGQKIRENIKIRRFAKLEEQNGFVAAYVHAGGKIGVLVDVETDVVNDAVKEMGKNVAMQVAAMNPQYISENDISDEEKVHLKGLTVDSALNDPASLPKPILNGLIEKAVSEKLWSDEDIAIYEEKKSNMNYLFNFLSKEAAAKLAELALADKAAISENKIFAGLVQGRVSKQYKELCLADQAYVKAEDGKQSVQKYIDEVAKANGAKIVIKNVVRFETGEGMEKKEEDYAAEVAAAAAAAKN from the coding sequence ATGGCAATCACAGCAAAGCAGGTAAAAGATTTAAGAGAGATGACCGGCGCAGGAATGATGGACTGCAAAAAGGCTCTTACAGCTTGTGACGGAGATATGGACAAGGCAGTAGAGTTCCTTCGTGAGAAGGGTCTTGCCGGTGCTCAGAAGAAGGCTGGACGTATAGCAGTTGAAGGTCTTTCAGTTACTGCAGTATCTGAGGACGGAAAGACAGCTTCTGTAGTAGAAGTTAACTGCGAGACAGACTTCGCAGCAGGTTCAGATCCTTTCAAAGAGTTCGTAAACGATGTAGCAGCTCAGGCACTTGCTTCTGATGCAGCAGATGTTGATGCTCTTCTCAATGAGAAGTGGATCAAGGATCCTTCAGCTACAGTAGCAGACGAAGTTGCTATTCAGGTTGGTCAGAAGATCAGAGAGAACATCAAGATCCGTCGTTTCGCTAAGCTTGAGGAGCAGAACGGTTTCGTAGCTGCTTACGTTCACGCTGGTGGTAAGATCGGTGTTCTTGTAGACGTTGAGACAGACGTTGTTAACGATGCTGTTAAAGAGATGGGTAAGAACGTAGCAATGCAGGTAGCAGCTATGAACCCTCAGTACATCAGCGAAAATGATATCTCTGACGAGGAGAAGGTTCACTTAAAGGGTCTTACAGTTGACAGTGCATTAAATGATCCTGCTTCTCTTCCTAAGCCTATCCTTAACGGTCTTATCGAGAAGGCTGTAAGTGAGAAGCTTTGGAGCGACGAAGATATTGCTATTTACGAAGAGAAGAAGAGCAACATGAACTATCTCTTCAACTTCCTTTCAAAGGAAGCTGCAGCAAAGCTTGCAGAGCTTGCTCTTGCAGATAAGGCTGCTATTTCAGAAAATAAGATTTTTGCAGGTCTTGTACAGGGACGTGTTTCCAAGCAGTACAAGGAGCTCTGCCTTGCAGATCAGGCATATGTAAAGGCTGAGGACGGTAAGCAGTCTGTTCAGAAGTACATTGACGAAGTTGCAAAGGCTAACGGCGCAAAGATCGTTATCAAGAACGTAGTTCGTTTCGAGACCGGCGAAGGCATGGAGAAGAAGGAAGAGGACTACGCAGCAGAGGTTGCAGCAGCAGCCGCAGCAGCTAAGAACTAA
- a CDS encoding class I SAM-dependent methyltransferase yields the protein MAKLSKRLERIISFVDKGAKIADVGCDHGFVPIELIERNIASEACALDVNSDPLSKAKSNAERAGISGKINFYLSNGLEKLPAGKADTVIIAGMGGILMARILDEGPRNVMDGLKTFILAPQSEYEHFRHYLADKGFEIKDEALIEEDGKYYPIIKAELTGKSYSYENEIYYRYGKILPERRDPVLRENLLNDISNLNKLLGIRSLPEARRKELEKEKRLAEELLKED from the coding sequence ATGGCTAAATTATCAAAAAGACTTGAAAGAATCATCTCCTTTGTAGATAAAGGAGCAAAAATAGCTGATGTAGGCTGTGACCATGGCTTTGTACCGATAGAGCTGATAGAGAGAAATATAGCGTCAGAAGCCTGTGCTCTTGATGTAAATTCAGATCCGCTTTCAAAGGCCAAAAGCAATGCCGAAAGAGCCGGAATTTCCGGAAAGATAAACTTTTATCTGTCAAATGGCTTAGAAAAGCTTCCTGCAGGGAAAGCTGATACGGTGATAATTGCAGGGATGGGAGGAATCCTTATGGCGAGGATACTTGACGAAGGTCCGAGGAACGTTATGGATGGATTAAAAACCTTTATCCTGGCACCGCAGTCAGAATATGAGCATTTCAGACATTATCTTGCGGATAAAGGCTTTGAGATCAAAGATGAAGCGCTGATCGAAGAAGATGGGAAGTATTATCCCATCATAAAGGCAGAGCTTACGGGAAAAAGCTACAGCTATGAAAATGAAATATATTACAGATACGGTAAAATTCTTCCGGAGCGCAGAGATCCTGTGCTTCGGGAGAATCTTTTAAATGATATTTCCAATCTGAACAAACTGCTCGGGATAAGATCATTGCCGGAGGCAAGAAGAAAAGAGCTTGAAAAAGAAAAAAGACTTGCAGAGGAGCTTCTTAAAGAAGATTGA
- the lepB gene encoding signal peptidase I, whose protein sequence is MPNENEEKQAYRPSIDELKKELARENNRHEYNKIFRRTMFVLIFVIALAILISTFFITVLKVSGDSMSPSLESGQIIIAQNTKKFKTGDLIAFYYNNKVLIKRVIGNPGDWINIDENGNVTVNGVELEEDYLTEKSLEPYDITFPYQVPESRYFVLGDHRSVSIDSRSSTVGCVSEEQLIGKAVFRMFPLNVFGNL, encoded by the coding sequence ATGCCTAATGAAAACGAGGAAAAGCAAGCTTACAGACCGTCGATAGATGAATTGAAAAAAGAGCTCGCAAGAGAAAATAACAGGCATGAATATAATAAGATATTCAGGCGTACTATGTTTGTGCTTATTTTCGTTATTGCACTAGCTATATTAATATCTACGTTTTTTATAACTGTTTTAAAGGTGTCGGGTGACAGTATGTCACCTTCACTGGAGTCAGGACAGATAATAATAGCACAAAACACTAAGAAATTTAAGACAGGAGACCTTATTGCCTTTTATTACAATAATAAGGTGCTCATAAAGAGGGTTATAGGTAATCCGGGTGACTGGATAAATATAGATGAAAATGGAAATGTGACCGTAAATGGTGTCGAGCTCGAAGAGGACTATTTAACAGAAAAGTCTCTTGAGCCTTACGATATCACTTTCCCGTATCAGGTACCTGAAAGCAGGTACTTTGTGCTGGGCGATCACAGAAGCGTCTCGATCGATTCGAGGTCTTCTACAGTTGGATGCGTTTCAGAGGAACAGCTTATAGGTAAAGCAGTGTTCAGGATGTTCCCTTTAAACGTATTTGGTAATTTATAA